One genomic segment of Styela clava chromosome 3, kaStyClav1.hap1.2, whole genome shotgun sequence includes these proteins:
- the LOC120343018 gene encoding N-acylethanolamine-hydrolyzing acid amidase-like — protein sequence MKTFLGLILVFIVFSFNVVESKNAMPAKRYKVNLDDDPMTRWIPLLENFDRSLLLDAIDSLLKQYVKNDELIALAEIIAHDLDKYIPQPYADEMRGISKFYKAELGKVVLGNLAYDASAWNTVGKACTSIVTIDKTGGIIHGRNLDYGAGDELRTITTEVEFHRSGKTLFIGTTYVGYVGLLTAEKVNAFTISGDERDTGYLWENILSALTKGWPTMLMAREVITNAENFESAIEMLQKAKTIAPMYFIVGGVKPHEGAIIVRDRWGAINVTRMDDTYKWFVVETNYDPWNPPPSSDDRRDPAIKLMEEIGQNQMNPENLYKVLSTSPILNPTTTYTTVMSAKNTSLYHTMVRWDHPNEN from the exons ATGAAGACATTTCTGGGCTTAATTCTtgtgtttattgttttttcattcaatGTCGTGGAAAGTAAGAACGCAATGCCAGCAAAGAGATATAAAGTCAATCTTGACGATGATCCGATGACAAG ATGGATCCCCCTGTTGGAAAACTTTGACAGATCTTTACTTTTGGATGCTATTGATTCCTTGTTAAA gCAATACGTCAAAAACGATGAATTGATCGCTTTAGCCGAAATAATTGCTCATGATCTCGACAAATATATTCCTCAACCATACGCTGATGAAATGCGAGGAATCAGTAAATTTTACAAAGCGGAACTCGGGAAGGTCGTACTTGGAAACCTTGCTTATGATGCCTCGGCTTGGAATACTGTCGGGAA AGCTTGTACGAGCATTGTGACGATCGACAAGACAGGCGGAATCATACACGGGAGAAATTTAGATTATGGAGCAGGCGATGAGTTAAGAACTATTACGACAGAAGTTGAATTCCATCGAAGTGGAAAA ACTTTGTTTATCGGAACTACTTACGTCGGATATGTTGGTCTTCTGACTGCAGAAAAGGTAAACGCATTCACCATATCTGGGGACGAACGTGACACGGGGTATTTGTGGGAGAATATACTGTCTGCGTTGACGAAAGGATGGCCAACAATGCTGATGGCCAGAGAG GTTATAACAAATGCTGAAAACTTTGAATCTGCAATCGAAATGTTGCAAAAGGCAAAAACAATCGCACCGATGTATTTCATAGTTGGCGGGGTCAAGCCACACGAGGGTGCTATTATTGTACGTGATCGATGGGGAGCAATCAACGTAACGAGAATGGATGACACGTACAA ATGGTTTGTAGTTGAAACAAATTATGATCCTTGGAATCCTCCTCCGTCTTCTGATGACAGGCGAGATCCAGCAATAAAGTTAATGGAAGAAATAGGACAAAATCAAATGAATCCTGAAAATCTTTATAAG gtattATCTACATCTCCCATACTCAATCCCACAACGACATACACTACGGTGATGAGTGCCAAAAACACGTCTTTGTATCACACCATGGTGAGATGGGATCATCCTAATGAAAACTGA